The Candidatus Koribacter versatilis Ellin345 genome has a segment encoding these proteins:
- the rfaE2 gene encoding D-glycero-beta-D-manno-heptose 1-phosphate adenylyltransferase, translating to MSHRPTRARQVFDVSGAGDTVIATLAAGLASGMAPIDAIELANLAAGVVVGKVGTAPILQHELIAELSVELQTHFGDKILTREALAARARAWRANGDHIVFTNGCFDLLHVGHVTLLEEARRLGTRLIVAINSDKSVSKLKGESRPLVGEKERAKLLAALASVDAVTIFDESTPLECIKALQPDVLVKGGDYSEETIVGAAEVKSWNGRVVIVPTVPGFSTTSLISKMTTSGK from the coding sequence ATCTCCCATCGTCCAACCCGTGCGAGGCAGGTGTTCGATGTGTCGGGTGCCGGCGATACGGTGATTGCGACTCTCGCGGCTGGATTGGCGTCTGGGATGGCGCCCATCGACGCCATTGAGCTCGCGAATCTCGCCGCTGGCGTCGTTGTCGGAAAGGTAGGCACCGCGCCGATCCTCCAGCACGAACTCATAGCTGAGCTGTCGGTCGAGTTACAGACCCACTTTGGCGACAAGATCCTCACACGCGAAGCTCTGGCTGCCCGCGCCCGCGCATGGCGTGCAAACGGAGACCACATCGTTTTCACGAACGGCTGCTTCGATTTGCTGCACGTAGGACACGTGACGTTGCTGGAAGAAGCGCGCCGCTTGGGAACCAGACTGATTGTCGCCATCAACAGCGACAAGTCGGTTTCCAAGCTGAAGGGCGAGTCCCGTCCACTGGTTGGCGAAAAGGAGCGCGCAAAGCTGCTCGCCGCCCTTGCGTCGGTTGATGCTGTTACGATCTTCGACGAATCTACTCCGCTCGAGTGCATCAAAGCACTACAGCCCGACGTTCTCGTTAAGGGGGGCGACTACTCGGAGGAAACCATCGTCGGTGCAGCGGAAGTGAAGTCGTGGAATGGGCGAGTGGTGATTGTTCCCACGGTCCCGGGCTTCAGCACGACGAGCCTGATATCGAAGATGACGACTTCGGGAAAGTAG
- a CDS encoding D-sedoheptulose-7-phosphate isomerase, with product MTKPEPTTVNLFTISLSDHIRAIEQMASSLPLLQEIADSLIEAIRRGGTIFWCGNGGSAADAQHMAAELVGRFRRERRSLASLALTTDTSILTALANDYSYDYVFVRQVESLCRKGDVLIGISTSGNSANVCNALQKAKEIGAYTVAITGGSGGKMLQLADGCFLAPSKETARIQECHELALHMICDWVEHAFTEDKNEK from the coding sequence ATGACAAAGCCGGAACCAACCACTGTAAATTTATTCACGATTTCGCTGTCTGATCACATTCGTGCGATCGAGCAAATGGCTTCGAGCCTTCCTCTCCTGCAAGAGATTGCCGACTCACTGATCGAAGCGATCCGGCGAGGTGGAACGATTTTCTGGTGTGGTAATGGCGGAAGCGCGGCAGATGCCCAGCACATGGCCGCCGAACTTGTCGGCCGCTTTCGACGCGAACGCCGCAGTCTGGCGTCCCTCGCTTTGACAACCGACACATCGATTCTCACAGCGCTGGCAAACGATTATTCATACGACTACGTTTTTGTCCGGCAGGTCGAATCCCTGTGTCGTAAAGGAGATGTTCTGATTGGCATCTCTACGTCCGGCAATAGCGCAAACGTATGTAACGCACTTCAAAAGGCTAAGGAGATCGGTGCCTATACGGTCGCAATCACTGGGGGCAGCGGTGGTAAGATGCTGCAACTGGCGGATGGATGTTTCCTCGCACCTTCGAAGGAAACTGCCCGCATCCAGGAGTGTCACGAATTGGCCCTGCACATGATTTGCGATTGGGTTGAGCACGCTTTCACTGAGGACAAGAACGAGAAATGA
- a CDS encoding glycosyltransferase family 4 protein encodes MAKNKQRNILIIVQNLPVPFDRRVWQEATSLQRAGFGVTVISPKKKIYKKTHEILEGVEVYRYPLIYEADAGVLGYFVEFVYCWLATLCFAVIAYARRPFHAIHACNPPDTYFALALLFRIFGVKFVFDHHDLCPEMFVAKGRSKQGILYKGLLFLERRTLRSADMVIAVNQSHFDISEQRGGIRPERIAIVRSGPRRAWADLDATKPELKNGRQHMVTYLGEMCKQDGVDILLESIAHYKSKYGESDTLFVFVGGGPDQQRLRNLATEMGLQGMTHFTGRVSDEDLWAYLSTSDVCVDPDPLTEWSNLSTMNKMIEYLAFGRPVVAFKLREHFNTAQDCALYVEPNDEKSMAESIRSLLLNSALRQEMSQKGRDRFRSDLAWENSEVVLVARYSELLGYQPSGYATAQLTTKKPLPDDQLQRAPEVP; translated from the coding sequence ATGGCGAAAAACAAGCAGCGGAACATCCTGATCATCGTCCAGAACCTCCCCGTGCCCTTCGACAGGCGGGTTTGGCAGGAGGCCACGAGCCTGCAGCGCGCGGGCTTTGGGGTGACCGTCATTTCTCCAAAGAAAAAGATCTATAAGAAGACCCATGAGATCCTGGAGGGAGTAGAGGTATATCGCTATCCGCTCATCTATGAGGCAGACGCCGGCGTTCTCGGATACTTCGTGGAGTTTGTGTACTGCTGGCTGGCGACTCTGTGTTTTGCGGTGATCGCATACGCGCGACGGCCGTTTCATGCAATTCATGCGTGCAATCCGCCGGATACGTACTTCGCGTTAGCGCTGCTCTTTCGCATCTTCGGGGTGAAGTTCGTCTTCGACCATCATGACCTCTGTCCGGAGATGTTCGTAGCGAAGGGCCGCTCGAAGCAGGGAATTCTCTACAAGGGTCTTCTTTTTCTCGAAAGAAGGACCCTGCGTTCCGCTGACATGGTGATCGCTGTGAATCAGTCACATTTTGATATCTCCGAGCAGCGCGGTGGAATCCGGCCCGAAAGAATCGCGATTGTTCGCAGCGGCCCGCGGCGCGCATGGGCCGACTTGGACGCGACAAAGCCGGAGTTGAAAAACGGCCGGCAACACATGGTCACGTATCTCGGAGAAATGTGTAAACAGGATGGCGTGGATATCCTGCTCGAATCAATCGCTCATTACAAATCCAAGTATGGCGAATCCGACACGCTCTTCGTCTTCGTGGGAGGGGGCCCGGATCAGCAGCGCTTGCGCAATCTCGCAACCGAGATGGGTCTGCAAGGGATGACTCACTTCACGGGGCGTGTTTCCGACGAAGACCTTTGGGCGTACCTCTCAACCAGCGATGTGTGTGTGGATCCTGATCCCCTGACGGAGTGGAGCAATCTCTCGACGATGAACAAGATGATCGAATACCTGGCGTTTGGCCGGCCGGTCGTGGCGTTCAAACTGCGGGAGCATTTCAACACTGCGCAAGACTGCGCACTGTACGTGGAACCGAACGACGAAAAGAGCATGGCTGAATCCATACGCAGCCTGCTTCTGAATAGTGCGCTTCGCCAGGAAATGTCGCAGAAAGGCAGGGACCGCTTCCGAAGCGATCTGGCCTGGGAGAATTCGGAAGTCGTTCTTGTAGCGCGATATAGCGAGCTTTTGGGCTATCAGCCGAGTGGCTATGCTACTGCGCAACTGACAACCAAGAAACCCCTGCCTGACGATCAACTCCAAAGGGCACCCGAGGTACCGTGA
- a CDS encoding nucleotide sugar dehydrogenase has translation MNISIVGLGYVGAVSAACLASRGHNVWGVDINADKVAALNEGKSPIIEPKLAELLSAAVSSGKLRATCDMSEALAQTDICFVSVATPSRKNGQIDAGHLLRACQQIADVIKLLDRKQVIVIRSSVLPSVFEEATKLFATHVPGLAELCINPEFLREGSAIADYENPPFTVIGTDKPEVEKMLRDLYSDLSAPVYVLGAKEATLVKYASNAFHALKVAFANEIGAVCHENGIDGDAVMEVFCKDNKLNISHRYLRPGFAFGGSCLPKDVRALLYAGKVADIELPLLRGVLDSNECVIERAFDAILETGARRIGLVGLSFKKNTDDLRESPFVELAERLVGKGLALRIYDPNVSVARLVGANREYIQQRLVHLSSLLTESIEELAVACDLIIIGHKFEGVEKLQAHRDRYHILDLTGPFALHPRQSAAKAG, from the coding sequence ATGAACATCTCTATTGTGGGTCTGGGATATGTAGGTGCAGTTTCAGCGGCGTGCCTGGCGAGCCGAGGGCACAATGTCTGGGGCGTGGATATCAACGCCGACAAGGTTGCTGCACTGAACGAAGGGAAGTCGCCGATCATCGAGCCAAAGCTCGCTGAATTGCTCTCTGCGGCGGTTTCGAGCGGCAAACTGCGCGCCACGTGCGACATGTCCGAAGCTCTCGCACAAACAGACATTTGCTTCGTCTCGGTTGCGACGCCGAGCCGGAAGAACGGCCAGATCGACGCCGGCCACTTGCTGCGGGCCTGTCAACAGATAGCGGATGTTATCAAGTTGCTAGATCGCAAACAGGTCATCGTCATCCGGAGCAGTGTGCTCCCCAGTGTTTTCGAAGAGGCGACGAAGCTGTTCGCGACGCATGTGCCAGGGTTGGCAGAACTTTGCATCAATCCGGAGTTTTTGCGTGAAGGCTCGGCGATTGCCGACTACGAGAACCCACCTTTTACGGTGATCGGTACTGACAAGCCGGAGGTAGAGAAAATGCTCCGCGACTTGTACTCCGATCTCAGCGCTCCGGTGTACGTTCTTGGCGCTAAGGAAGCGACGTTGGTGAAGTACGCCAGTAATGCCTTCCACGCTCTCAAAGTCGCATTCGCGAATGAAATCGGAGCGGTCTGCCACGAGAACGGTATCGACGGTGACGCTGTAATGGAAGTGTTTTGCAAAGACAATAAGCTGAACATCTCTCATCGGTATTTGCGCCCTGGCTTTGCTTTTGGTGGTTCCTGTCTTCCGAAAGATGTGCGTGCCCTCCTCTATGCCGGCAAGGTTGCGGACATTGAGTTGCCATTGCTGCGCGGCGTGTTGGATAGCAACGAGTGCGTGATTGAGCGTGCGTTCGACGCGATTCTCGAGACAGGTGCTCGTCGCATCGGTCTCGTGGGCTTAAGCTTTAAGAAGAACACCGACGATCTCCGCGAAAGCCCATTCGTTGAACTGGCGGAGCGCCTCGTTGGCAAAGGACTCGCCCTGCGAATCTATGACCCGAATGTCTCCGTGGCACGCCTGGTGGGCGCGAATCGTGAGTACATCCAACAGCGATTGGTGCATCTTTCCTCTCTGCTCACAGAGTCGATCGAAGAACTCGCTGTAGCGTGCGACCTCATCATTATTGGGCACAAGTTCGAAGGCGTCGAAAAACTTCAGGCCCATCGCGATCGATATCACATACTCGACCTGACCGGTCCATTCGCACTTCATCCACGGCAATCGGCTGCCAAGGCAGGATAG
- a CDS encoding heparinase II/III family protein has translation MNKLTWYFARMRQMGPAEVLYRTRQAANVPIDYLGKGQRAQFQAPHGEWWSPRKYPVTFNRAGASFEKIRIFDLEFPADFEFDWHRDYRNSKSVERKFSRSLDIRDPEVVGDIKYIWEINRHQHLSALAYSSRPDASDIVARSLSDWLDSNPYMEGVNWTSSLEFGLRLISWAAIFPTMREHFARNKALREKLATSAYLHMKAIRRHLSRYSSANNHLIGELAGLYVGATCFPWWNECDTWRDFARRELEREILAQFTPEGVNREQAMSYQFFTLEMLLFAGLVARNSGDAFEGAYYERLRKGLDYVLLVATKSGDLPWFGDSDDARGFLFSPNESELQAVMSLGAGLFDDERYLSFAPRGTVASKALLGPATEPIVRRASTPQVGTAELLREGGIAVIQADDWKVVMDVGPLGFTTIAAHGHADALSLLLAVKDRYVLVDPGTYAYHSHPEWRAYFRGTAAHNTARVDGQDQSVMRGRFLWDQKANVKVKHFAEEATEICIAAEHDGYTRLSDPVVHRRAVTVKKQERMIEVEDAFECKGDHSIELYWHLVESLTPEALPGGSIRAEGDGVKLDFTFEGQQGDIAIIHGSESPILGWRSTEFNVKHPTSTVRRSLRIRGTQSIKTRIQF, from the coding sequence TTGAATAAGTTGACTTGGTATTTCGCACGTATGCGCCAGATGGGGCCGGCGGAGGTGCTTTATCGCACTCGCCAGGCCGCCAACGTACCCATTGATTATTTGGGTAAAGGCCAACGCGCGCAATTTCAGGCTCCCCACGGGGAATGGTGGTCGCCGAGGAAATACCCTGTCACGTTCAACCGGGCCGGCGCCTCGTTCGAAAAGATACGAATCTTCGATCTCGAGTTCCCTGCGGATTTCGAGTTCGACTGGCATCGTGATTACCGCAACTCCAAGTCGGTAGAGCGCAAATTCTCGCGCAGCCTGGATATCCGCGATCCCGAAGTAGTTGGCGACATTAAGTACATTTGGGAGATCAACCGTCACCAGCATCTGAGTGCGCTCGCATACTCGTCCCGTCCGGACGCGTCGGACATCGTTGCGCGCTCGCTATCGGACTGGCTCGATAGCAATCCGTATATGGAGGGTGTGAACTGGACGAGCAGCCTGGAATTCGGTTTACGGCTCATCTCCTGGGCTGCCATTTTTCCGACAATGCGAGAACACTTCGCACGCAATAAAGCACTCCGCGAGAAGTTGGCGACTTCAGCCTACTTGCATATGAAGGCGATTCGGCGGCATTTGAGCCGTTACTCTTCCGCGAACAACCACCTGATTGGGGAACTCGCTGGATTGTATGTGGGTGCGACCTGCTTCCCCTGGTGGAATGAATGTGACACCTGGCGAGACTTCGCTCGGAGAGAACTGGAACGTGAGATTCTCGCGCAGTTCACTCCGGAAGGTGTAAATCGCGAGCAAGCGATGTCGTACCAGTTCTTCACGCTCGAAATGTTGCTCTTTGCCGGATTGGTCGCACGTAACTCTGGCGACGCCTTTGAAGGGGCGTACTACGAGCGCCTCCGCAAGGGTTTAGATTATGTTCTTCTCGTCGCGACGAAGAGTGGCGACCTGCCATGGTTTGGTGACTCGGATGATGCCCGCGGATTCTTGTTTTCTCCGAATGAATCAGAATTGCAAGCAGTCATGAGTTTGGGGGCTGGGCTTTTCGATGATGAACGATACCTGTCCTTTGCGCCCCGCGGGACGGTTGCAAGCAAGGCATTGCTCGGCCCAGCAACAGAACCGATCGTCCGCCGCGCGAGTACGCCGCAAGTCGGAACTGCGGAACTCCTGCGTGAAGGCGGTATCGCCGTAATACAGGCCGATGACTGGAAAGTCGTAATGGACGTGGGTCCGCTGGGATTCACAACCATCGCGGCGCACGGTCATGCAGATGCCCTTTCGTTATTGCTGGCAGTGAAAGACCGGTACGTTCTTGTCGACCCCGGTACCTATGCGTACCATTCCCATCCGGAGTGGCGTGCGTATTTTCGAGGCACTGCAGCGCACAACACCGCGCGAGTCGATGGCCAAGATCAATCTGTCATGCGCGGAAGATTCCTGTGGGACCAGAAGGCGAACGTGAAGGTAAAGCACTTCGCCGAAGAGGCCACCGAGATCTGCATTGCAGCGGAACACGATGGTTACACCCGGCTCTCTGATCCGGTGGTACATCGTCGCGCAGTAACGGTGAAGAAGCAGGAACGGATGATCGAAGTTGAAGACGCCTTCGAATGTAAGGGCGATCACTCCATCGAACTATATTGGCACCTCGTTGAATCGCTGACGCCGGAGGCGTTGCCGGGCGGCAGTATTCGCGCCGAGGGCGATGGGGTGAAATTGGACTTCACTTTCGAAGGACAGCAAGGCGACATTGCGATCATCCACGGTTCGGAATCGCCTATTCTGGGATGGCGATCGACGGAATTTAACGTAAAACATCCGACTTCCACGGTGCGCCGCTCGCTGCGTATTCGCGGAACGCAATCCATTAAGACACGAATTCAGTTTTGA
- a CDS encoding bi-domain-containing oxidoreductase: MKQVIQYQKTGDITVEELPVPQLKSGGILVRNFFSLISAGTERSSVTTAQASLIGKAQARPDLVRQVMDNVKREGLMATIEKVQNRLDNYKELGYSCAGIVVESAVDEFKVGDRVACGGVGYASHSEIVYVPKNLATLVPESVAMDDAAYTTVIAIAMQGVRQADVRVGEKVVVMGLGLIGLITVQILKASGCAVIGLDISDRNFELAKKFGCSECAVSDMHSVGKVEAFTRGRGSDAVIVTAATKSSEPVELAMQYARKRSKVVVVGAVGMDIPRSPFYEKEVDFRISCSYGPGRYDSEYEERGHDYPIGYVRWTEKRNMESALDLIAERRLDVRSLTTHTIPVDKALEAYDIITGKTQTPYLGILLSYPDATYERTAANRRIDLSPTKAVPESSAAIAFIGAGNFAQSYLLPPLKKIGAQFELVATSKPVNASSVAKKFGFRSFTTDPGEVFQDPAVKLVFISTRHDTHGRYVLEALQAGKRVFVEKPLAISSKELEEIGATYRAAAESGNSPFLMVGYNRRFSDPLKTMKKFFQGAGEPLTMHYRVNAGYLPLNSWYQDSAQGGRTVGEMCHFVDTMQFLAGAQPVSVYASAPADKAGRYNHDNAVVQITFDDGSVGSILYLASGGPSMPKEYIEAFAGGRSAVMDSFKSLVMYSGRKDEKKSYSGDKGHTAEMQAVMDGLKNGQSPIPFGSLEATSKVTFAALESIRTRSRVDIE, encoded by the coding sequence ATGAAACAAGTTATCCAATATCAGAAAACCGGTGACATTACCGTCGAAGAGCTGCCGGTGCCACAGCTCAAGAGCGGCGGCATTCTCGTCCGCAATTTCTTTTCGTTGATCAGCGCGGGCACCGAACGAAGTTCGGTGACGACGGCGCAGGCTTCATTGATCGGCAAGGCCCAAGCACGCCCAGACCTCGTGCGCCAGGTTATGGACAACGTGAAGCGCGAAGGCCTGATGGCAACGATCGAGAAGGTGCAGAACCGTCTCGACAACTACAAAGAGCTCGGATATAGCTGCGCGGGAATCGTTGTGGAGAGCGCCGTTGACGAGTTCAAGGTTGGCGATCGGGTCGCTTGCGGCGGAGTTGGATACGCTTCTCATTCGGAGATTGTTTATGTTCCGAAAAATCTCGCGACGCTTGTTCCTGAGAGCGTCGCCATGGATGATGCGGCCTACACCACCGTGATCGCGATTGCGATGCAGGGTGTTCGCCAAGCCGATGTGCGCGTCGGCGAAAAAGTTGTGGTGATGGGCCTCGGGCTGATTGGCTTGATCACCGTGCAGATCCTGAAGGCGAGTGGTTGCGCCGTCATCGGTCTCGATATCAGCGATCGGAACTTTGAGTTGGCGAAGAAGTTTGGTTGCTCCGAGTGCGCGGTTAGCGATATGCACTCCGTCGGCAAGGTCGAAGCGTTTACGCGCGGTCGCGGCAGCGATGCGGTGATCGTCACGGCGGCAACGAAATCGAGCGAGCCTGTCGAACTGGCAATGCAGTACGCGAGGAAACGTTCGAAAGTGGTAGTAGTGGGCGCAGTGGGAATGGATATCCCGCGCAGCCCTTTTTACGAGAAGGAAGTCGATTTCCGGATCTCTTGTTCGTACGGGCCGGGTCGCTACGATTCCGAATACGAAGAGCGTGGGCACGATTACCCAATCGGATATGTTCGCTGGACCGAAAAGCGGAACATGGAATCGGCGCTGGATTTGATCGCCGAACGGCGCCTCGACGTGCGTTCGTTGACCACCCATACCATCCCCGTGGACAAGGCGCTCGAGGCATACGACATCATTACGGGAAAAACGCAGACGCCGTATCTAGGAATTCTGCTGAGTTATCCCGATGCAACTTACGAGAGAACGGCGGCGAATCGGCGCATCGATCTTTCGCCCACAAAGGCTGTGCCCGAGTCGTCAGCGGCCATCGCATTTATCGGCGCCGGGAACTTTGCGCAATCCTACCTGCTTCCGCCATTGAAGAAAATTGGCGCTCAGTTCGAGCTGGTTGCCACTTCGAAACCTGTAAACGCGAGTTCGGTGGCGAAGAAATTCGGGTTCCGTTCGTTTACCACCGACCCTGGAGAGGTATTCCAGGATCCTGCGGTAAAGCTCGTATTTATTAGCACCCGACACGATACTCATGGCCGTTACGTTCTGGAGGCACTCCAGGCGGGGAAACGTGTCTTCGTCGAGAAACCGCTCGCGATCAGCAGCAAGGAACTGGAAGAAATCGGCGCCACGTATCGGGCAGCAGCCGAGAGCGGCAACTCTCCTTTCTTGATGGTTGGCTATAACCGCCGGTTCTCTGACCCCTTAAAGACGATGAAGAAGTTTTTCCAAGGCGCTGGCGAACCTCTCACCATGCATTACCGAGTGAATGCCGGCTACTTGCCGCTTAACAGTTGGTACCAGGATTCCGCGCAAGGCGGACGAACCGTCGGCGAGATGTGCCACTTCGTCGACACCATGCAATTCCTCGCAGGCGCGCAACCGGTGAGCGTCTACGCAAGTGCCCCTGCAGATAAAGCGGGCCGCTACAACCACGACAACGCGGTTGTGCAGATTACGTTCGATGACGGATCGGTCGGATCCATTCTCTACCTTGCCAGCGGTGGACCCTCCATGCCGAAGGAGTACATCGAAGCTTTTGCGGGAGGCCGGTCAGCGGTAATGGATAGCTTCAAGTCGCTCGTAATGTATAGCGGCCGCAAAGATGAGAAGAAGTCGTACTCCGGAGATAAAGGACACACGGCTGAGATGCAGGCAGTAATGGACGGCCTAAAGAATGGGCAATCTCCCATTCCGTTTGGGTCGCTGGAGGCAACGTCAAAGGTAACCTTTGCGGCGTTGGAATCCATTCGCACTCGGAGTCGCGTCGACATTGAATAA